A DNA window from Pseudomonas sp. B21-056 contains the following coding sequences:
- a CDS encoding DUF1161 domain-containing protein — MKRLALVIISCALTTSALAAPKSCEELKAEIEAKIQANKVSSYTLEIVENEDVHDQNMVVGTCENGTKKIIYQKNDN; from the coding sequence ATGAAACGGTTAGCCCTGGTCATCATCAGTTGTGCATTGACCACGTCGGCCCTGGCGGCGCCAAAATCCTGTGAAGAACTGAAAGCGGAAATCGAAGCGAAGATCCAGGCAAACAAGGTGTCGTCCTATACCTTGGAAATCGTCGAGAACGAAGACGTCCACGATCAGAACATGGTGGTCGGCACCTGCGAAAACGGCACGAAAAAAATCATCTATCAGAAGAACGACAACTAA
- a CDS encoding OsmC family protein: protein MAIIKKASAHWEGDLKTGIGSISTETGVLREAPYGFKARFEGGRGTNPEELIGAAHAGCFSMAFSMILGDAGFKADSIDTNAEVTLDQVDGGFAITAVKLILKAKIPGASQQQFEELSNKAKEGCPVSKVLNAKITLDATLVN, encoded by the coding sequence ATGGCTATCATTAAGAAAGCATCGGCTCACTGGGAAGGTGACCTGAAAACCGGCATCGGCTCCATCTCCACCGAAACCGGCGTGCTGCGCGAAGCACCCTACGGCTTCAAGGCCCGTTTCGAAGGCGGCCGCGGCACCAACCCGGAAGAGCTGATCGGCGCGGCCCATGCTGGCTGCTTCTCCATGGCATTTTCGATGATCCTCGGGGATGCCGGGTTCAAGGCCGACAGTATCGATACCAACGCCGAAGTGACCCTCGACCAGGTCGACGGCGGCTTTGCCATTACGGCGGTGAAGTTGATTCTCAAGGCGAAGATTCCCGGCGCCAGCCAGCAGCAGTTCGAAGAACTGAGCAACAAGGCCAAGGAAGGGTGTCCGGTGTCCAAGGTGTTGAATGCCAAAATCACCCTGGATGCCACGCTGGTGAACTGA
- a CDS encoding LLM class flavin-dependent oxidoreductase produces the protein MKQLSEVKFSTLDLVPVREDGNAARSLRNSLDLAQHVEKFGYTRFWVAEHHNMDGIASSATAVLLSYLAGGTSTIRVGSGGVMLPNHAPLVIAEQFGTLESLFPGRIDLGLGRAPGSDQMTARALRRERSGSADDFPDDVAELMRYLGPRTPDQRIIAMPGTGTNVPVWLLGSSLFSAQLAGERGLPYAFASHFAPRYMHEAIRIYRNHFKPSAVLDKPYVMLGVPLVAADTDEQADYLATSVYQRILALMRGQSLVQRPPVETMNGLWLPHEKEAVGDFLGLAMVGGPQKICARLEVLIEQTQADELIFTSDLYEHADRLRSYELLAQIMRGNK, from the coding sequence ATGAAACAGCTGTCCGAAGTGAAATTCTCAACCCTCGACCTCGTGCCTGTTCGCGAGGATGGCAATGCCGCCCGCTCCTTGCGTAACTCGCTGGACCTGGCGCAGCACGTGGAAAAATTCGGCTACACCCGTTTCTGGGTGGCCGAGCACCACAACATGGATGGCATCGCCAGCTCCGCGACGGCGGTGCTGCTGAGCTATCTGGCCGGTGGTACTTCGACCATTCGTGTCGGCTCCGGCGGGGTGATGTTGCCCAACCATGCACCGTTGGTCATCGCCGAACAGTTCGGCACCCTGGAAAGTCTCTTCCCGGGTCGGATCGATCTGGGACTGGGTCGTGCCCCCGGCTCCGATCAGATGACCGCCCGGGCCCTGCGTCGCGAGCGTTCCGGTAGCGCGGACGATTTCCCCGACGACGTGGCCGAGCTGATGCGCTATCTCGGCCCGCGCACTCCCGATCAACGCATCATCGCCATGCCCGGTACCGGGACCAACGTCCCGGTGTGGTTGCTGGGCTCCAGCCTGTTCAGTGCGCAACTGGCCGGTGAACGCGGTTTGCCCTACGCCTTCGCCTCACATTTCGCACCGCGTTATATGCATGAGGCGATTCGCATCTATCGCAACCATTTCAAACCGTCGGCGGTACTCGACAAACCCTACGTGATGCTTGGCGTGCCTCTGGTCGCGGCGGATACCGATGAGCAGGCTGATTATCTGGCGACCTCGGTGTATCAGCGGATCCTCGCGCTGATGCGTGGCCAGAGCCTGGTGCAGCGTCCGCCGGTCGAAACCATGAACGGTCTCTGGCTACCCCATGAGAAAGAGGCCGTGGGTGATTTCCTTGGCTTGGCGATGGTCGGTGGTCCGCAGAAAATTTGTGCCCGACTCGAGGTGTTGATCGAGCAGACCCAGGCCGATGAGCTGATTTTTACCAGCGATCTGTATGAGCATGCCGATCGTTTGCGTTCGTATGAATTGTTGGCGCAGATTATGAGGGGCAACAAATAA
- a CDS encoding DNA cytosine methyltransferase, with product MASTASVYKNSSKREYVLTDEQRNEYRRISLDSRLAKSSAELGLSSSAHHINTPKLDPCSLMEQLEQNKLRCLSLFSGGGGLDLGFDRAGYEHVASYELIPICKETLKLNRPKWKVFGGVHEGDVTKIDWNIYQDAIDVIHGGPPCQPFSIAGEQKGIDDERNMWGEFIRAVNTIRPSAFVAENVLGILNPKFDSFVQIYILDKLQDYTITKFEMNAADYGVPQIRRRVFFVGFKKVNDFNKFNIPKATYNADHFLSQKKMPSLFDSELPRTLGVRAALGLPEIGFDNLAPTIRSAFTGKRNTTSILNSSAGQKSWGDMEIWPNGVQLDRVKASKFPAKNDHFRLSVQDVALLQGFPESWKFAGAVYQVLGQIGNSVAPPVAYQVAKHVAAALSPHSALSQPSMSPLMRVAG from the coding sequence ATGGCGTCTACTGCTTCGGTCTATAAAAACTCTTCAAAGCGGGAGTACGTACTTACCGACGAGCAAAGAAACGAATATCGCCGTATTTCTCTTGATTCACGCCTAGCTAAATCCTCCGCCGAGCTTGGCCTATCTTCCTCCGCCCATCATATTAATACTCCAAAGCTGGACCCCTGCTCGCTCATGGAACAGCTTGAGCAAAACAAATTGCGTTGCTTGAGCCTATTTTCCGGAGGAGGAGGACTCGATTTAGGCTTCGACAGAGCCGGATATGAACATGTTGCTTCCTACGAGCTTATTCCTATATGCAAGGAAACGCTTAAATTAAATAGGCCGAAATGGAAAGTTTTTGGCGGAGTTCACGAAGGTGACGTGACCAAAATCGATTGGAATATATACCAAGACGCAATAGATGTTATACACGGCGGACCACCTTGTCAGCCTTTTTCAATTGCAGGCGAACAGAAAGGCATTGACGATGAGCGAAATATGTGGGGAGAGTTCATCCGTGCCGTCAACACGATTCGGCCCAGTGCCTTTGTCGCAGAAAATGTCTTGGGCATACTCAATCCCAAGTTTGATAGCTTCGTGCAGATCTATATCTTAGACAAGCTACAAGACTATACCATAACAAAATTTGAGATGAATGCAGCCGACTACGGGGTGCCTCAGATTAGAAGAAGGGTATTTTTTGTAGGCTTCAAAAAAGTTAACGATTTCAATAAATTCAACATCCCCAAAGCAACCTACAATGCAGATCATTTTCTTTCCCAAAAGAAAATGCCGTCACTATTCGATAGTGAGCTTCCAAGGACTCTGGGTGTACGCGCAGCACTAGGGTTGCCAGAAATTGGATTTGACAATTTAGCACCCACTATAAGAAGTGCATTCACGGGAAAAAGAAATACCACATCTATCTTGAATAGCTCAGCGGGCCAAAAATCTTGGGGAGACATGGAAATTTGGCCCAATGGTGTTCAGCTAGATCGGGTGAAGGCATCAAAGTTCCCAGCCAAGAATGATCACTTTCGATTATCCGTCCAAGACGTAGCACTTCTGCAAGGTTTTCCAGAGAGCTGGAAGTTTGCCGGAGCGGTATATCAAGTTCTTGGGCAAATCGGCAACTCAGTAGCCCCTCCAGTGGCCTACCAAGTCGCCAAGCATGTCGCTGCAGCGCTTAGCCCTCACTCAGCTCTTTCTCAGCCAAGTATGTCGCCACTAATGCGCGTAGCTGGTTAG
- a CDS encoding DUF1161 domain-containing protein yields MKKLMVAVGLLSLAGSVFAAAKPCEELKSEIAAKLDAKHVTGYSLEIVDKGTASDGKVVGTCEGETKEIVYKKP; encoded by the coding sequence ATGAAAAAGTTGATGGTTGCTGTGGGTTTGCTGAGCCTTGCGGGTTCCGTGTTTGCCGCCGCCAAGCCCTGCGAGGAGCTGAAAAGCGAAATCGCAGCGAAGCTCGATGCCAAGCACGTGACGGGCTATTCGCTGGAAATCGTCGATAAAGGTACGGCGAGTGACGGAAAGGTCGTTGGTACTTGTGAGGGTGAGACGAAGGAAATCGTTTACAAGAAGCCCTGA
- a CDS encoding dodecin, with amino-acid sequence MTDHHTYKKVELVGSSPTSIEDAINNALAEASKSLKHLEWFEVTETRGHIENGRAAHFQVTLKVGFRIANS; translated from the coding sequence ATGACTGATCATCACACGTACAAAAAGGTCGAGCTGGTCGGCTCGTCTCCCACCAGCATCGAAGACGCCATCAACAATGCCCTGGCCGAAGCCAGCAAAAGCCTCAAGCACCTGGAATGGTTCGAAGTCACCGAAACCCGCGGGCATATCGAGAATGGCCGGGCCGCGCACTTCCAGGTGACCCTCAAGGTCGGGTTCCGGATTGCAAATAGCTGA
- a CDS encoding DUF883 family protein yields MASNSLRKASLQSMEAEIENLLKSLESLKDDASDESRKTLKSLKANAENALKHSRHLLSDAYEEVKVKTRETGLATRDYAQEHPWTTAGVAVGALGLLAAYLLCKRGD; encoded by the coding sequence ATGGCCAGCAATTCGTTACGTAAAGCCTCGTTGCAAAGCATGGAAGCGGAGATCGAGAATCTGCTCAAGTCGTTGGAAAGCCTGAAGGACGACGCTTCGGACGAGTCGCGTAAGACCCTCAAGTCGCTCAAGGCGAACGCCGAAAATGCGTTGAAACATTCCCGTCATCTGCTCAGCGATGCGTATGAAGAGGTTAAGGTAAAAACCCGTGAAACCGGGCTCGCCACGCGCGATTACGCTCAAGAACACCCGTGGACCACCGCCGGAGTCGCCGTCGGGGCCCTGGGTTTGTTGGCCGCTTATCTGCTGTGCAAACGCGGCGACTGA
- a CDS encoding LysR family transcriptional regulator — protein MSHDLPPLNALRAFEATARLNSVSQAAEQLHVTHGAVSRQLKVLEEHLGVSLFVKDGRGLKLTDAGMRLRDASAEAFERLRTVCAELTQSTADAPFVLGCSGSLLARWFIPRLGRLNADLPDLRLHLSAGEGDLDPRRPGLDALLVFAEPPWPADMQVYELVSERIGPVMSPHYAGFVGLKSAPASALLGEPLLHTTSRPQAWPTWARQNHLEPQALKFGQGFEHLYYLLEAAVAGLGVAIAPEPLVAEDVRAGRLVAPWGFGETPARLALWLPKRAADGRARQLAQWLRHELSQPTQSPRLHSR, from the coding sequence ATGAGCCACGATCTCCCACCGCTCAACGCCTTGCGTGCCTTTGAAGCCACCGCTCGCCTGAACAGTGTAAGCCAGGCGGCCGAACAGCTTCACGTCACCCATGGGGCCGTCAGCCGACAGTTGAAGGTGCTGGAGGAACATCTCGGTGTCAGCCTGTTCGTCAAGGATGGGCGCGGCCTTAAACTCACAGATGCGGGCATGCGCCTGCGCGATGCCAGCGCCGAGGCTTTCGAGCGCTTGCGTACCGTCTGCGCCGAGCTGACCCAAAGTACGGCGGATGCGCCGTTTGTGCTGGGCTGTTCGGGCAGCCTGTTGGCACGCTGGTTCATTCCTCGCCTGGGCCGGCTCAATGCCGACCTGCCAGACTTGCGCTTGCATCTGTCCGCCGGTGAAGGTGATCTAGACCCCCGACGCCCGGGGCTGGACGCTTTGCTGGTCTTTGCCGAGCCGCCCTGGCCGGCAGACATGCAGGTGTATGAGTTGGTCAGCGAGCGGATCGGCCCGGTCATGAGCCCTCATTACGCCGGTTTCGTCGGCCTGAAATCCGCCCCGGCCAGCGCGCTGCTGGGCGAGCCGTTGCTGCATACCACATCGCGCCCACAAGCCTGGCCGACCTGGGCACGGCAGAACCACCTGGAACCCCAGGCGCTGAAGTTCGGCCAAGGATTCGAGCATCTGTATTATTTGCTGGAGGCGGCTGTGGCAGGGCTGGGCGTGGCGATCGCGCCCGAACCGCTGGTGGCCGAGGATGTGCGTGCCGGGCGCCTCGTCGCGCCATGGGGTTTCGGTGAAACCCCGGCGCGACTGGCGCTGTGGCTACCCAAGCGCGCCGCGGACGGCCGCGCCCGGCAGTTGGCCCAGTGGCTCAGGCATGAGCTGAGCCAACCGACTCAGTCGCCGCGTTTGCACAGCAGATAA
- the trpB gene encoding tryptophan synthase subunit beta, whose amino-acid sequence MTQPTTPFNLRSGPDANGLFGAFGGRYVAETLMPLILDLAREYEVAKEDPAFIEELAYFQRDYVGRPSPLYFAERLTEYCGGAKIYLKREELNHTGAHKINNCIGQILLARRMGKKRIIAETGAGMHGVATATVAARFGLDCVIYMGTTDIERQQANVFRMKLLGAEVIPVVAGTGTLKDAMNEALRDWVTNVDSTFYLIGTVAGPHPYPAMVRDFQAVIGKETRDQLQAQEGRLPDSLVACIGGGSNAMGLFHPFLDDKSVDIIGVEAAGYGIETGKHAASLNGGVPGVLHGNRTFLLQDDDGQIIDAHSISAGLDYPGIGPEHAWLHDIGRVQYTSITDAEALDAFHKCCRLEGIIPALESSHALAEVFKRAPNLPKDHLMVVNLSGRGDKDMQTVMHHMEQSQQEKH is encoded by the coding sequence ATGACCCAGCCTACGACCCCTTTCAACCTGCGCAGCGGCCCCGACGCCAACGGCCTGTTCGGTGCGTTCGGCGGCCGCTATGTGGCCGAAACCCTCATGCCGTTGATCCTCGATCTGGCCCGCGAATACGAAGTGGCGAAGGAAGATCCTGCGTTCATTGAGGAATTGGCTTACTTCCAGCGGGACTACGTCGGTCGTCCGAGCCCGCTCTATTTCGCTGAGCGCCTGACTGAATACTGTGGCGGCGCGAAGATCTATCTCAAGCGCGAAGAGCTGAACCACACCGGCGCCCACAAGATCAACAACTGCATCGGTCAGATCCTGCTGGCGCGGCGCATGGGCAAAAAACGCATCATCGCCGAGACCGGTGCCGGTATGCACGGCGTGGCTACCGCCACCGTGGCCGCACGTTTCGGCCTGGATTGCGTGATCTACATGGGCACCACCGACATCGAACGCCAACAGGCCAACGTGTTTCGCATGAAATTGCTCGGTGCCGAAGTGATTCCGGTGGTCGCCGGTACCGGCACGCTGAAAGATGCCATGAACGAAGCCCTGCGCGACTGGGTCACCAACGTCGACAGTACGTTCTATCTGATTGGCACCGTGGCCGGTCCGCACCCGTACCCGGCCATGGTGCGTGACTTCCAGGCGGTGATCGGCAAGGAAACCCGCGATCAACTGCAAGCCCAGGAAGGCCGCCTGCCGGACAGCCTGGTGGCGTGCATCGGCGGTGGTTCCAATGCGATGGGCCTGTTCCACCCGTTCCTGGACGACAAGAGCGTCGACATCATCGGCGTCGAAGCAGCTGGCTACGGCATCGAAACCGGCAAGCACGCGGCGAGCCTCAATGGTGGCGTCCCCGGTGTATTGCACGGCAACCGCACTTTCCTGTTGCAGGACGACGACGGCCAGATCATCGACGCCCATTCGATTTCCGCCGGCCTCGACTACCCGGGTATCGGCCCGGAACACGCCTGGTTGCACGACATCGGTCGCGTCCAGTACACCTCGATCACCGATGCCGAAGCGCTGGACGCCTTCCACAAATGCTGCCGCCTGGAAGGCATCATTCCTGCGCTGGAAAGCTCCCATGCCCTGGCTGAAGTGTTCAAGCGCGCACCGAACCTGCCCAAGGATCACCTGATGGTGGTCAACCTGTCCGGCCGTGGCGACAAAGACATGCAAACCGTGATGCACCACATGGAACAGTCCCAGCAGGAGAAACACTGA
- the trpA gene encoding tryptophan synthase subunit alpha, producing the protein MSRLQTRFAELKQQNRAALVTFVTAGDPNYDTSLAILKGLPAAGADVIELGMPFTDPMADGPAIQLANIRALGAQQNLAKTLQMVREFRKDNSETPLVLMGYFNPIHRYGVQRFIGAALDSGVDGLIVVDMPPEHNGELCDPAQAAGLDFIRLTTPTTDDVRLPTVLNGSSGFVYYVSVAGVTGAGAATLEHVEEAVARLRRHTDLPISIGFGIRTPEQAAAIARLADGVVVGSALIDHIASAETSEQAVDGVLSLCAALADGVRNARVS; encoded by the coding sequence ATGAGCCGCCTGCAAACCCGTTTTGCCGAACTCAAGCAACAGAACCGCGCTGCCCTGGTGACCTTCGTGACCGCCGGCGACCCGAACTACGACACGTCGCTGGCAATCCTCAAGGGCCTGCCGGCGGCCGGTGCCGATGTGATCGAGCTGGGCATGCCGTTTACCGATCCGATGGCCGACGGCCCGGCGATTCAGTTGGCGAACATCCGCGCGCTGGGTGCCCAACAGAACCTGGCGAAAACCCTGCAGATGGTTCGTGAGTTCCGTAAGGACAACAGCGAGACACCCCTGGTGTTGATGGGCTACTTCAACCCGATCCATCGTTATGGTGTGCAACGCTTCATTGGTGCGGCGCTGGATTCCGGCGTTGACGGCCTGATCGTGGTGGACATGCCGCCCGAGCACAACGGCGAGCTGTGCGATCCGGCCCAGGCGGCGGGCCTGGATTTCATCCGCCTGACCACACCGACCACCGATGATGTGCGGTTGCCGACCGTGCTCAACGGCAGTTCGGGCTTTGTGTATTACGTGTCGGTGGCGGGCGTGACCGGCGCCGGTGCCGCGACGCTGGAGCATGTGGAAGAAGCCGTCGCGCGTTTGCGTCGTCACACCGATTTGCCGATCAGCATCGGTTTCGGCATCCGCACGCCGGAGCAGGCCGCGGCCATTGCCCGGTTGGCCGATGGCGTCGTGGTCGGCTCGGCGTTGATCGACCATATCGCCAGCGCCGAGACGTCGGAGCAGGCGGTGGACGGCGTGCTGAGCCTGTGCGCCGCCCTGGCTGACGGTGTGCGTAATGCGCGCGTGAGTTGA
- a CDS encoding DUF4105 domain-containing protein, translating to MRLLAAWLAAGVLLLMGGTAQAGLRLHLNGEGLSSAQQQASQALLDEAMAALPPRFIEQLDRRIDVGWTDQMPANAYGQASLVSQLDLNSNLLDSLTDGSAATQKTHRPHGTVRREMLATVLHELTHIYDRARLWPDAERALIQRCTRRNNSAGLIGLPDECRGQNDRRFTLSDDPRLLDLAGWPQYVGRRGEREQHNRQVARSPDLYETSSPKEFVAVNMEYFLLDPSYACRRPALYRYYREHFGWAPPAKDTCAKSFAFLNAGNDFARTPLGKVDPERVYAIDYLLAEANQNWVSRWGHSMLRLVICAPGRPRGPDCRLDLDQHLVLSYRAFVGDVQLSSWDGLVGKYPSRLFVLPLAQVIDEYTKTELRSLASVPLNLSRTEIEETVEHAAEMHWSYDGNYYFLSNNCAVESLKLLRSGSNNEQLKGLDSIMPNGLLEVLKGRGLADTSVLDDPKEALRLGYQFDSFRDRYQAMFDVLKKYLPIKQQTVEDWLALDAAERRVWFEQADLRTSAALLLLEQASYRRQLLLAQDEVKQRYLGARELQNGGMERANATLQQILANSGFLSRPAELLASSGYGLPQPSEWQRLESESSLRQKQLQTLTGDLDKEVRALLEPSRAAEIAASEANVKELGEHLRKLHKAGGGLELP from the coding sequence GTGAGGCTGCTCGCCGCCTGGCTGGCGGCCGGGGTCCTGCTGCTCATGGGCGGTACTGCTCAGGCCGGCCTGCGACTGCACCTCAATGGCGAAGGCCTGAGCTCCGCGCAGCAGCAGGCTAGTCAGGCGCTGCTCGATGAAGCCATGGCGGCCTTGCCGCCGCGCTTCATCGAACAATTGGACCGTCGTATCGATGTCGGCTGGACCGACCAGATGCCAGCCAACGCGTATGGCCAAGCCTCGCTGGTGTCGCAGCTCGACCTCAACAGCAATCTGCTCGACAGCCTCACGGACGGCAGCGCCGCTACGCAAAAGACTCACCGTCCCCACGGCACCGTGCGCCGGGAAATGCTCGCCACCGTCCTGCATGAACTGACTCACATCTATGACCGCGCGCGTTTATGGCCGGATGCCGAGCGTGCGTTGATCCAGCGCTGCACACGACGCAACAACAGCGCCGGGCTGATCGGCCTTCCGGATGAATGCCGGGGTCAGAACGACCGCCGCTTTACCCTCAGTGATGATCCCCGCCTGCTGGACCTCGCTGGCTGGCCACAGTACGTCGGCCGTCGCGGTGAACGGGAGCAGCACAACCGCCAGGTCGCCCGCAGCCCGGACCTCTACGAGACCAGCAGCCCCAAGGAATTCGTCGCGGTCAACATGGAGTACTTTCTCCTCGACCCGAGCTATGCCTGCCGACGGCCCGCGCTGTATCGCTATTACCGGGAGCACTTTGGTTGGGCCCCGCCCGCCAAGGATACCTGCGCCAAATCGTTCGCCTTCCTCAATGCCGGCAACGACTTCGCCAGGACGCCACTGGGCAAGGTCGATCCAGAACGGGTCTACGCCATCGACTACCTGTTGGCCGAAGCCAATCAGAACTGGGTCAGCCGCTGGGGCCACAGCATGCTCCGCTTGGTGATCTGCGCACCCGGCCGGCCGCGTGGGCCGGATTGCCGGCTGGATCTGGATCAACACCTGGTGCTGTCGTATCGCGCCTTCGTGGGTGATGTGCAACTGTCGAGTTGGGACGGGCTGGTGGGCAAATACCCGTCACGCCTGTTCGTACTGCCGCTGGCCCAGGTGATCGATGAATACACCAAGACCGAACTGCGCAGCCTCGCATCCGTGCCGCTGAACCTGTCACGGACCGAAATTGAGGAAACCGTCGAACACGCTGCCGAAATGCACTGGAGCTACGACGGCAACTATTACTTCCTGTCCAATAACTGCGCGGTAGAGAGCCTGAAGCTGTTGCGCAGCGGTAGCAATAACGAACAACTCAAGGGTCTGGACAGCATCATGCCCAACGGTTTGTTGGAAGTGCTCAAGGGACGCGGCCTGGCGGATACCAGCGTGCTGGATGACCCCAAGGAAGCCCTGCGCCTGGGCTACCAATTCGATTCGTTTCGCGATCGGTATCAGGCGATGTTCGATGTGCTGAAGAAGTACCTGCCGATCAAACAGCAGACGGTGGAAGACTGGCTGGCCCTGGACGCCGCCGAGCGACGTGTCTGGTTCGAACAGGCTGACCTGCGCACCAGCGCGGCATTGTTGCTGCTGGAACAGGCCAGTTATCGCCGGCAATTGCTGCTGGCCCAGGATGAGGTGAAACAACGCTACCTGGGTGCCCGCGAATTGCAGAACGGCGGCATGGAAAGGGCCAACGCAACGCTGCAACAGATCCTCGCCAACAGCGGTTTCCTGAGCCGTCCCGCCGAGTTGCTGGCCAGCAGCGGCTACGGGTTGCCACAACCCAGCGAGTGGCAGCGACTGGAATCGGAAAGCAGCCTGCGCCAGAAACAGCTCCAAACACTGACGGGCGATCTGGACAAGGAAGTCCGGGCTCTGCTCGAGCCAAGCCGCGCCGCCGAAATCGCCGCGAGCGAGGCGAACGTCAAGGAACTGGGCGAGCATCTGCGCAAGCTGCACAAGGCAGGGGGTGGGTTGGAGTTGCCCTGA
- a CDS encoding DUF2388 domain-containing protein, whose protein sequence is MRSPLIAAALGLLVLADVAQAHTLVATSNIIVRASQRTIDFTSDTTTSIRDSKVVREAHDDAASFVASNGEIRGAHLEAAFDTLRTRVPEARDASDQVLAEAILAL, encoded by the coding sequence ATGCGTAGCCCGCTGATTGCTGCCGCCCTAGGCCTGCTGGTATTGGCCGATGTGGCCCAGGCCCATACCCTGGTAGCCACCAGTAACATCATCGTTCGCGCCTCGCAGCGCACGATCGATTTCACCTCCGATACCACCACTTCCATCCGTGATTCGAAAGTTGTCCGCGAAGCCCATGACGACGCCGCCAGCTTCGTCGCCAGCAACGGTGAAATCCGTGGTGCTCACCTCGAGGCGGCCTTCGACACCTTGCGTACCCGCGTGCCGGAAGCCCGCGATGCCAGTGACCAGGTCCTCGCCGAAGCCATCCTCGCATTGTGA